The following proteins are co-located in the Acidimicrobiales bacterium genome:
- a CDS encoding SDR family NAD(P)-dependent oxidoreductase codes for MLVQGAVGVVTGGASGLGEGVIRMLAASGGKGIIFDLPSSKGADLVAELGEDTVRFVPVDITDPAQVTAAAEAAGEAFGRVDLLVSCAGISSAKRMLRRDGEVHPLEHFRAHVDVNLVGLFDVVRNIVPVMARNEPSDEGERGLIVNLASIAGIEGQVGQMSYAASKGGVIGLTLPLARDLASWGIRVMTICPGTMHTPMLATLSDEMIEGLAEQNVFPKRLGAPADLAGLVAHFMENTFLNGDVVRLDAALRMSPR; via the coding sequence ATGTTGGTGCAGGGAGCAGTCGGAGTCGTCACCGGAGGGGCCTCGGGTCTGGGCGAGGGGGTGATCAGGATGCTCGCCGCGAGCGGCGGCAAGGGGATCATCTTCGACCTGCCGTCGTCGAAGGGGGCGGACCTCGTCGCCGAACTGGGCGAGGACACGGTGCGTTTCGTGCCGGTCGACATCACCGACCCCGCACAGGTCACAGCTGCAGCCGAGGCGGCGGGAGAGGCCTTCGGCCGGGTCGATCTCCTGGTCAGCTGTGCCGGCATCAGCTCGGCCAAGCGGATGTTGAGGCGCGACGGCGAGGTCCACCCGCTCGAACACTTCCGCGCCCACGTGGACGTCAACCTCGTCGGGCTGTTCGACGTGGTCCGCAACATCGTGCCCGTCATGGCGCGCAACGAGCCCTCTGACGAGGGCGAGCGGGGCCTCATCGTCAATCTGGCATCGATCGCCGGCATCGAGGGGCAGGTCGGTCAGATGTCCTACGCCGCGTCGAAAGGTGGCGTGATCGGCCTCACGCTGCCGCTGGCCCGTGACCTCGCATCGTGGGGCATCCGGGTCATGACGATCTGCCCGGGGACGATGCACACCCCCATGCTGGCGACCCTCTCCGACGAGATGATCGAGGGCCTGGCCGAGCAGAACGTCTTCCCCAAGCGCCTCGGCGCTCCCGCCGACCTCGCAGGTCTCGTCGCCCATTTCATGGAGAACACCTTCCTCAACGGCGATGTCGTGCGGCTCGACGCGGCGCTGCGGATGTCACCGCGATGA
- a CDS encoding LLM class flavin-dependent oxidoreductase, whose product MRYGLILPIQAIGVPLDQLFDELVEETQAAEAAGFDAVFLPEFHQARGGALISPYLLGAALLQATSTIRFGAAVLAGPLHHPVRLAEDLLMLDWISRGRVICGLGIGHQEPDFALYGMDRDERPAIVEEVLEVLQGCLSGEPFEHHGRFYDVAGHVTPSPYSDPRPEIWMGSHARAGLERAGRWADRWICDPQRDAQTVGRLADHYRAAADDLGRPHSVALFREAWIGDSAEQCARDWGPHALAVHRLYYNVGVYRKVFEPWVDEVVDRADFTFERLAPGRFLFGSGDEIRATVAEWEAVTGADYMALRMRHPGGPGHEATLEAIARFGAEVIAVD is encoded by the coding sequence GTGCGCTACGGACTGATCCTGCCGATCCAGGCGATCGGCGTGCCGCTGGACCAGCTCTTCGACGAGCTCGTGGAGGAGACGCAGGCGGCGGAGGCGGCGGGATTCGACGCCGTCTTCCTCCCCGAGTTCCATCAGGCCCGGGGCGGCGCGCTCATCTCGCCGTATCTCCTCGGCGCGGCCCTGCTACAGGCCACCTCGACGATCCGTTTCGGTGCCGCCGTGCTGGCCGGCCCGCTGCACCATCCGGTGCGTCTGGCCGAGGATCTGTTGATGCTGGATTGGATCAGCCGCGGTCGTGTCATCTGCGGGCTCGGGATCGGGCACCAGGAACCGGACTTCGCCCTCTACGGCATGGACCGCGACGAGCGCCCGGCGATCGTAGAAGAGGTCCTGGAGGTTCTCCAGGGGTGCCTGTCCGGCGAGCCCTTCGAGCACCACGGGCGCTTCTATGACGTCGCCGGTCACGTCACGCCCTCGCCCTACAGCGATCCCCGCCCCGAGATCTGGATGGGTTCGCACGCCCGGGCGGGGCTCGAGCGGGCAGGCCGGTGGGCCGACCGTTGGATCTGTGACCCCCAACGTGACGCGCAGACGGTGGGACGGCTCGCCGACCACTACCGGGCTGCCGCCGACGACCTCGGTCGACCCCACTCGGTAGCCCTGTTCCGCGAAGCGTGGATCGGCGACTCCGCGGAGCAGTGCGCACGAGACTGGGGTCCGCACGCCCTCGCAGTCCATCGCCTCTATTACAACGTCGGCGTCTACCGGAAGGTGTTCGAACCGTGGGTCGACGAGGTCGTCGACAGGGCGGACTTCACCTTCGAGAGGCTCGCACCGGGGCGGTTCCTTTTCGGCTCGGGTGACGAGATCCGCGCGACGGTCGCCGAGTGGGAGGCGGTGACCGGGGCGGACTACATGGCGCTGCGGATGCGCCACCCGGGGGGACCGGGCCACGAAGCCACGCTGGAGGCAATCGCCCGTTTCGGGGCCGAAGTCATCGCCGTCGACTAG
- a CDS encoding CoA-transferase has product MSEIPEVPGYDCTIDELMVVTFSRALPNDTKAFNGAVSFIPVCAYLLARRTHAPDLVWAASSIAIDADPAEIGESTLSDSLWGGAAMLSNSPFDFWTWSQGRRYNTFAFRGAQMDAYGNVNNTVIGPYDSPKVRLPGGGGMADLGCMIPRIYLWSSTHDSRTFIENLDFRSGIGWGDGGDHRERLGLPGGPQLCITNMCVFDFDPDSKRMRIKSLHPGVTEEQVREATGFEIAPSDGEIAVTAQPSAEELHILRTEVDPTGARRREF; this is encoded by the coding sequence ATGAGCGAGATCCCCGAGGTTCCCGGCTACGACTGCACCATCGACGAGTTGATGGTCGTCACGTTCTCACGGGCGCTGCCCAACGACACGAAGGCCTTCAACGGCGCCGTGTCGTTCATCCCGGTGTGCGCCTACCTGCTCGCCCGCCGGACCCACGCGCCCGATCTCGTGTGGGCGGCATCGTCGATCGCGATCGACGCCGACCCGGCTGAGATCGGCGAGTCGACTCTGTCGGACTCGCTGTGGGGTGGCGCCGCGATGTTGTCGAACTCACCGTTCGACTTCTGGACCTGGTCCCAGGGTCGGCGCTACAACACCTTCGCCTTCCGCGGTGCCCAGATGGACGCGTACGGCAACGTCAACAACACGGTGATCGGGCCCTACGACTCGCCCAAGGTCCGCCTCCCCGGTGGTGGCGGCATGGCCGATCTCGGCTGCATGATCCCGCGTATCTACCTGTGGAGCTCGACGCACGATTCGCGGACCTTCATCGAGAACCTCGACTTCAGGTCAGGGATCGGCTGGGGCGACGGCGGCGACCACCGCGAGCGCCTCGGATTGCCCGGCGGGCCCCAGCTGTGCATCACCAACATGTGTGTCTTCGACTTCGACCCCGACTCGAAGCGGATGCGTATCAAGAGTCTGCATCCGGGCGTCACCGAGGAGCAGGTGCGCGAGGCGACCGGCTTCGAGATAGCGCCGAGCGACGGCGAGATCGCCGTGACGGCGCAGCCCAGTGCCGAGGAGCTGCACATCCTGCGGACCGAGGTCGATCCGACCGGGGCCCGCAGGCGCGAGTTCTGA
- a CDS encoding CoA-transferase — MSSKVTTLAEAAESVPDGATIALGGLSMNSAPMALVRELVRQEKRDLTLVAIVAGMPVDWLVAGGCVSRVLSGLISFEGLGLAPNFRHAVQSGAVAIEEYSEHLLIARCQAQAYQLPFMPTKAGLGTDVLGLHTESGTIREEVDEATGERYVACTRLPIDISLVHAHEADDAGNVRVLPKLVWMDSEIVNAADRTIVTVERMVPHRTFTDEPEKTTYPRFMVDSVAPATHGAFPTSCFPDYRHHSPFFLEYSKASRDPEAFRTFFTERVVAPETWEDFLDANGGAAALLTTEGRA, encoded by the coding sequence ATGTCTTCCAAGGTAACCACCCTGGCTGAAGCAGCCGAGTCGGTGCCGGACGGAGCCACGATCGCACTGGGGGGCCTGTCGATGAACAGCGCACCCATGGCACTCGTGCGCGAACTCGTCCGGCAGGAGAAGCGCGATCTCACGCTGGTCGCCATCGTCGCGGGGATGCCCGTGGACTGGCTGGTCGCCGGCGGATGCGTGTCGCGCGTGCTGAGCGGGCTGATCTCCTTCGAAGGGCTCGGCCTCGCACCCAACTTCCGCCATGCGGTGCAGTCCGGCGCTGTCGCCATCGAGGAGTACTCCGAGCACCTGTTGATCGCGCGCTGTCAGGCGCAGGCCTACCAGTTGCCGTTCATGCCCACGAAGGCGGGTCTGGGCACCGACGTGTTGGGGCTCCACACCGAGTCGGGCACGATCCGCGAGGAGGTCGACGAGGCGACCGGTGAGCGCTACGTCGCGTGCACCCGCCTGCCGATCGACATCTCCCTCGTGCACGCCCACGAGGCCGACGACGCCGGCAACGTCCGTGTACTGCCGAAGCTCGTATGGATGGACTCCGAGATCGTCAACGCCGCCGACCGGACGATCGTGACCGTCGAGCGGATGGTCCCGCACCGGACCTTCACCGACGAACCCGAGAAGACGACCTATCCCCGCTTCATGGTGGACTCCGTGGCCCCGGCCACCCACGGAGCGTTCCCCACTTCCTGCTTCCCCGACTACAGACACCACTCGCCGTTCTTCCTCGAGTATTCGAAGGCGTCGCGCGATCCTGAAGCTTTCCGGACCTTCTTCACTGAGCGGGTGGTGGCGCCCGAGACCTGGGAGGACTTCCTCGACGCCAACGGCGGGGCGGCGGCACTGTTGACCACGGAGGGACGGGCATGA
- a CDS encoding alpha-hydroxy acid oxidase, translated as MKVSDLAGMIRLGPQGLDRLNSYGDFEKVAKRRLPKMIYDFVAGGADGEVTLRANRTAFEQVRWAPRFLSDVSGRDISTKVFDHQLDVPFICGPAGLARLVHREGELATARAAGKAGTVFVVSTGSSYSMEEIADVATGPVWFQLYLWKSPEVVKSLVDRAKRSGYEALVLTIDVPAVGKRERDFRNGMTLPPQIRLRGALDTSWRWWWLYHLLTGPDINFGSLTDVVEGDVDVASVGVYVDRELNDPTKTWADLSELRRMWDGPLLVKGVMTAADAKHAVDHGADGVIVSNHGGRQLDSVPGALEVLPEVVDVVGDRAEVILDGGVRRGEDIVKAKALGASATMGGRPWFWGLCAGGEGGVTKMLDIFKADVVRTLALIGVARYDDVDGTSLRDD; from the coding sequence ATGAAGGTTTCCGATCTCGCCGGGATGATCCGGCTCGGCCCGCAGGGCCTCGATCGTCTCAACAGCTACGGCGACTTCGAGAAGGTCGCGAAGCGGCGGCTGCCGAAGATGATCTACGACTTCGTCGCCGGCGGTGCCGACGGCGAGGTCACCCTGCGCGCCAACCGGACCGCCTTCGAGCAGGTCCGTTGGGCACCACGATTTCTCTCCGACGTCTCCGGCCGTGACATCTCGACGAAGGTCTTCGATCACCAACTCGACGTCCCGTTCATCTGCGGCCCGGCAGGCCTCGCCCGGCTCGTGCACCGCGAGGGTGAACTGGCCACCGCCCGCGCCGCCGGGAAGGCCGGCACGGTCTTCGTCGTGAGCACCGGCTCGAGCTACTCGATGGAGGAGATCGCCGACGTCGCGACCGGACCGGTCTGGTTCCAGCTCTACCTCTGGAAGAGCCCCGAGGTGGTCAAGTCCCTCGTCGACCGGGCGAAGCGGTCGGGGTACGAGGCGCTGGTGTTGACCATCGACGTGCCGGCCGTGGGCAAGCGCGAGCGGGACTTCCGCAACGGCATGACCCTCCCTCCGCAGATCCGACTGCGGGGAGCCCTCGACACCTCGTGGCGGTGGTGGTGGCTGTACCACCTGCTGACCGGTCCCGATATCAACTTCGGCAGCCTCACCGACGTGGTCGAGGGCGACGTGGACGTGGCATCGGTCGGCGTCTACGTGGACCGTGAGCTCAACGATCCCACCAAGACCTGGGCGGACCTCTCAGAGCTGCGGCGCATGTGGGACGGCCCGTTGCTGGTGAAGGGCGTCATGACCGCCGCCGACGCCAAGCACGCCGTCGATCATGGGGCCGACGGCGTGATCGTCTCGAATCACGGCGGACGGCAACTCGATTCCGTGCCCGGTGCGCTCGAGGTGCTCCCGGAGGTCGTCGACGTGGTCGGTGACCGCGCCGAGGTGATCCTCGACGGTGGCGTGCGGCGCGGCGAGGACATAGTGAAGGCCAAGGCCCTCGGGGCTTCGGCCACCATGGGCGGACGGCCCTGGTTCTGGGGACTGTGTGCCGGCGGCGAAGGCGGCGTCACGAAGATGCTGGACATCTTCAAGGCCGACGTCGTGCGGACGCTCGCACTGATCGGCGTCGCGCGCTACGACGACGTCGACGGCACCTCGCTACGCGACGACTGA
- a CDS encoding 2-dehydropantoate 2-reductase N-terminal domain-containing protein, with amino-acid sequence MEEPTSRSVVVLGAGSLGSVYAAWLADAGHDVTIVARTAHAEAVAAGGLRFRTLDGAERVVAMGAVDAAADAPDADMVLVAAKNFDVAGLLGDYTGGPSLAFSIQNGVAQADPLVERFGEAAVGCVSMVGGTLEEPGVASHTFTGSTYLGDLDTTRPGAAAEIAAILPCQTEVRDDIVDVLWSKGVLAAAAMGVQGLTRMDYFRMLMTTETCDAFLDVALDGAAIAAAEGISMVDMPGPLQAGSLVRLSRADARARLTSVGQHLVDAGQTDMKVSALQSIERRRPLEIDAVYNDLLAVADRHELAVPALRTVARLMTGVDTQIRAEIGREL; translated from the coding sequence GTGGAAGAGCCAACATCACGCTCGGTCGTTGTGCTCGGTGCAGGATCACTCGGTTCGGTCTACGCAGCTTGGCTGGCCGACGCCGGTCACGACGTCACGATCGTCGCACGGACGGCGCATGCCGAAGCCGTGGCGGCCGGCGGACTGCGGTTCCGGACCCTCGACGGCGCTGAGCGCGTCGTCGCGATGGGGGCGGTCGACGCCGCTGCGGACGCGCCCGACGCCGACATGGTCCTCGTCGCCGCGAAGAACTTCGACGTCGCGGGTCTGCTGGGCGACTACACCGGGGGCCCCTCGCTCGCGTTCTCGATACAGAACGGCGTCGCCCAGGCTGATCCGCTCGTCGAGCGATTCGGCGAAGCCGCAGTCGGATGCGTGTCGATGGTCGGTGGCACGCTCGAAGAGCCCGGCGTCGCGTCCCACACCTTCACCGGCTCCACGTACCTCGGTGACCTCGACACGACCCGTCCGGGTGCAGCCGCCGAGATCGCGGCCATCCTTCCGTGTCAGACCGAGGTCCGCGACGACATCGTCGACGTCTTGTGGTCCAAAGGCGTGCTCGCCGCCGCGGCGATGGGCGTGCAGGGCCTGACCCGTATGGACTACTTCCGGATGCTCATGACGACCGAGACATGTGACGCCTTCCTGGACGTGGCCCTCGACGGGGCCGCCATCGCAGCCGCCGAAGGGATCTCCATGGTGGACATGCCGGGCCCCCTCCAGGCGGGTTCGCTCGTGCGACTGTCGCGAGCGGACGCGCGTGCGCGGCTCACGTCGGTGGGTCAGCACCTCGTCGACGCCGGCCAGACCGACATGAAGGTCTCCGCTCTGCAGTCGATCGAGCGACGCCGCCCGCTCGAGATCGACGCGGTCTACAACGACCTGCTCGCCGTCGCCGACCGCCACGAACTGGCGGTCCCGGCGCTGCGTACCGTCGCCCGGCTGATGACGGGTGTCGACACGCAGATCCGCGCCGAGATCGGCCGCGAACTGTGA
- a CDS encoding Fic family protein, whose translation MTRYLGLAEYLWLAEQVTGVPAWALAKSSRIDLADSALHAPGAGFGEEEFYPDIVDKAAVLCWRLARNHPLPDGNKRAAWAALVMFIDLNGGRWEPESLDVDDAESAMLAVAAGNIDEGEFARWLRERVVFE comes from the coding sequence GTGACCCGCTATCTAGGGCTGGCCGAGTACCTCTGGTTGGCCGAGCAGGTCACCGGGGTGCCGGCATGGGCGCTGGCGAAGTCAAGCCGCATCGACCTCGCTGATTCCGCGCTCCACGCCCCCGGTGCGGGCTTCGGTGAGGAGGAGTTCTACCCCGACATCGTCGACAAGGCAGCAGTCCTCTGCTGGCGCTTGGCGCGGAACCACCCGCTTCCGGATGGGAACAAGCGGGCCGCGTGGGCCGCGCTGGTCATGTTCATCGACCTCAACGGGGGGCGGTGGGAGCCCGAGTCTCTCGATGTGGACGATGCGGAGAGCGCAATGCTCGCTGTCGCGGCCGGAAACATCGACGAGGGCGAGTTCGCTCGCTGGTTGCGCGAGCGGGTGGTATTCGAATAG
- a CDS encoding YlcI/YnfO family protein, which yields MTKQTTVRLPEELADEAEAVARVRGTSVNQLIVDSLTREIDRVRADKDFTSRAIRLLERDKELLDRLAK from the coding sequence ATGACGAAGCAGACAACGGTTCGGCTACCCGAGGAGCTCGCTGACGAGGCCGAGGCCGTTGCGCGGGTACGCGGGACGAGTGTCAATCAGCTGATCGTCGATTCCCTCACTCGGGAGATCGATCGGGTTCGAGCCGACAAGGACTTCACATCTCGCGCGATACGCCTTCTCGAGCGGGACAAGGAGTTGCTCGACCGCCTTGCGAAGTGA
- a CDS encoding sugar ABC transporter substrate-binding protein: protein MFAMLAAACGDDDDTASSDDGAASDDGSSGDDGAASDDGSSGDDGAASDDGSSGDDGAASDDGSSGDDGAASDDGSSGDDGATADPLKIAYIQTGSFDYYQSGVDGTELLADELGVELIVLNSDLDAETEIANVEDALTQDIDGLVVFSVTRASEEATLNAANDAGVPTAVLYGYAPELEDQGVVFVQAGVEDVGRIAGTWMADNIESGEVAMIQGALGRGDVEGYTAGWQEGVASNSDLEIVAEISANWSRAEAVTVMEDIITANPDLVGVWVNNEDMAIGAIQAIEAAGLSDQITVVSMNGSPEGLAAVESGQIAATVGWSPAQEAQMALVRLVDYVRNGVEPDQVLCSPPLVLITEDNLDAASPWVPTAESTAAAVEAACFSS, encoded by the coding sequence ATGTTCGCCATGCTGGCAGCGGCCTGTGGGGATGACGACGACACTGCATCCAGCGACGATGGTGCGGCGTCCGATGACGGGTCGTCGGGTGATGATGGTGCTGCGTCCGATGACGGGTCGTCGGGTGACGATGGTGCGGCGTCCGATGACGGGTCGTCGGGTGATGATGGTGCGGCGTCCGATGACGGGTCGTCGGGTGATGATGGTGCTGCGTCCGATGACGGGTCGTCGGGTGACGATGGTGCGACAGCGGACCCGCTGAAAATCGCATACATCCAGACAGGATCGTTCGACTACTACCAGAGCGGCGTCGACGGAACAGAGCTCCTCGCGGATGAACTGGGTGTCGAACTCATCGTCTTGAACAGCGACTTGGACGCGGAGACCGAAATCGCCAACGTGGAGGATGCGCTGACGCAGGATATCGACGGTCTCGTGGTCTTCTCGGTGACCCGGGCCTCCGAGGAAGCGACGCTGAACGCTGCCAATGATGCCGGTGTGCCGACTGCAGTTCTCTACGGGTACGCGCCCGAGCTCGAAGATCAGGGAGTCGTCTTCGTTCAGGCCGGCGTCGAGGATGTCGGGCGAATCGCCGGCACCTGGATGGCGGACAACATCGAGTCCGGAGAGGTCGCCATGATCCAGGGCGCACTGGGCCGAGGCGATGTCGAGGGTTATACGGCCGGGTGGCAGGAAGGCGTCGCCTCCAACTCCGACCTCGAGATCGTCGCTGAGATCAGTGCGAACTGGAGTCGAGCCGAGGCTGTCACGGTCATGGAGGACATCATCACGGCGAATCCGGACCTGGTCGGTGTCTGGGTCAACAACGAGGACATGGCCATCGGGGCGATCCAGGCGATCGAGGCCGCAGGGCTGAGCGACCAGATCACTGTGGTCTCGATGAACGGCTCGCCTGAGGGTCTCGCGGCGGTCGAGTCCGGTCAGATCGCCGCCACCGTTGGTTGGTCCCCGGCGCAGGAAGCCCAGATGGCTCTGGTCCGCCTCGTCGACTACGTCCGCAATGGGGTGGAACCCGATCAGGTCCTCTGCTCGCCGCCACTCGTCCTCATCACCGAGGACAACCTCGATGCAGCGAGCCCTTGGGTGCCGACCGCCGAGTCTACTGCGGCGGCCGTTGAGGCCGCCTGCTTCAGTAGCTGA
- a CDS encoding ABC transporter permease — protein sequence MAELQDRPESPVADGALAPDERRSEGSEATGWSAVIARWARRNSAVASVTVVLVAIVVFTAIRSDRFLTAGNIRNVLLQSAVLAIVASGMTLLMVSGGIDLSVGAMASLVGVVAAEMMNDGGSVFLAIITALALSTTIGATNGVLAAYSRSHPFIVTLGVGILLRGIAVRITDGLPISGLPQGFNRFASNQSLGLANPVWFAIGALILVALVLRYTVFGRRLYAIGGNSTAAELAGVRVRRQKIALYAVNGLLVGVAALLLTSRISSASAFMGDGLELRAIAAVAVGGTPLAGGRGGVGGTLIGVLLLGVISNSLNLLGIESAWQDVIEGSVVVVAVMSQRSRT from the coding sequence GTGGCTGAGCTTCAAGACAGGCCTGAATCACCGGTGGCCGACGGCGCCCTGGCGCCCGACGAACGACGCTCCGAGGGTTCTGAGGCCACGGGTTGGTCCGCCGTGATTGCGCGGTGGGCACGCCGAAACTCTGCTGTCGCATCCGTCACGGTGGTTCTCGTCGCGATAGTCGTCTTCACGGCGATCCGCTCCGATCGTTTCCTCACGGCCGGGAACATCCGAAACGTTCTCTTGCAGTCAGCTGTCCTCGCGATCGTGGCATCGGGGATGACCCTCCTGATGGTCTCCGGTGGCATCGACCTCTCGGTTGGGGCCATGGCATCGCTGGTCGGTGTCGTGGCGGCCGAGATGATGAACGACGGCGGAAGCGTGTTTCTTGCCATCATCACGGCGCTCGCGCTCTCTACGACGATCGGAGCCACGAACGGCGTACTCGCTGCGTACAGCAGATCCCACCCATTCATCGTCACACTCGGCGTCGGCATCTTGTTACGCGGAATCGCCGTTCGGATAACCGATGGCCTCCCCATCTCTGGACTCCCTCAGGGGTTCAACCGGTTCGCATCGAACCAGTCGCTCGGATTGGCGAACCCGGTCTGGTTTGCGATCGGTGCACTGATTCTCGTCGCTCTGGTCCTCCGGTACACCGTTTTCGGGCGGCGGCTCTACGCCATCGGTGGAAACAGCACCGCCGCTGAGCTGGCCGGGGTCCGTGTCCGGCGCCAGAAGATCGCCCTGTACGCGGTGAACGGATTGCTGGTCGGGGTGGCCGCTCTCCTGTTGACGAGCCGCATCTCCTCGGCCAGTGCCTTCATGGGCGACGGCTTGGAGCTGCGGGCGATCGCAGCCGTGGCCGTCGGAGGTACACCGCTCGCCGGGGGCCGAGGTGGGGTCGGGGGGACGCTGATCGGCGTTCTGTTGCTCGGGGTCATCTCCAACAGCCTCAACCTGCTCGGGATCGAGTCCGCGTGGCAGGACGTCATCGAGGGATCAGTCGTCGTCGTGGCGGTCATGTCCCAGCGCAGCCGCACCTAG
- a CDS encoding sugar ABC transporter ATP-binding protein: MIGEVAIRLEGLSKSFGGVRAVRDVTLDVRSGEILALAGANGAGKSTLAAMASGALKPDSGSISLGGHTYDALSPVEAVEHGVVIIRQEPEFVPTLSVAENLALGRENARFGIVSRRRQRRRAFAALRRIGVELDPDTSVGDLSPALRQQVEIARALAQGEAVAFFDEPTAALGPGETEVLFDLIRRLAAEGVGIVYVSHRLEEIFAVCDRVAVLRDGELVTDRAIHELDEDALVELIAGRHLDRPEARSALGRRGEEVMVLAGVSSRGQRLDDVDLELRKGEVHGVFGIVGAGRTRLARLLVGLEALDSGSMTLDGARYSPSSPHAAGRHGVMMVPEDRKNAGVFAMMTAAYNLTASRPPSGAAGWITHRRELGASTDLMERLDLRPRAPRQPGSSFSGGNQQKLVLGRAIAVADRVLVVDEPTRGVDIGAKSEIHRQIRERVAAGVAVLVISSDLEELLEYCDVITVMSRGTVVADFQPPFDHVAIVAAATRGDTKERTGG; the protein is encoded by the coding sequence ATGATTGGCGAGGTGGCGATCCGGCTGGAGGGATTGTCCAAGTCCTTCGGCGGAGTCCGTGCTGTTCGGGACGTCACCCTGGACGTCCGCTCGGGGGAGATCCTCGCCCTCGCCGGAGCCAATGGTGCAGGGAAGTCGACGCTGGCGGCCATGGCCTCGGGTGCACTCAAGCCCGACTCCGGATCGATCAGCCTCGGTGGTCACACCTATGACGCCCTCAGTCCGGTGGAGGCTGTCGAGCACGGTGTCGTCATCATTCGTCAGGAGCCCGAGTTCGTGCCCACGCTGAGCGTGGCCGAGAACCTCGCGCTCGGCCGGGAGAACGCCCGGTTCGGCATCGTCAGTCGACGCCGACAGCGCCGACGAGCGTTCGCCGCGCTGCGTCGCATCGGCGTCGAGCTCGATCCTGATACGTCCGTGGGAGATCTGTCGCCGGCCCTGCGGCAACAGGTCGAGATCGCAAGGGCCCTCGCTCAGGGCGAGGCCGTCGCGTTCTTCGACGAGCCCACGGCCGCTCTCGGTCCCGGAGAGACCGAAGTCCTCTTCGATCTGATTCGCCGTCTCGCGGCCGAAGGTGTCGGCATCGTCTACGTGTCGCATCGCCTAGAAGAGATCTTCGCGGTGTGTGATCGCGTCGCCGTCCTGCGGGACGGCGAGCTCGTGACCGATCGCGCGATCCACGAACTGGACGAGGACGCACTCGTCGAGCTCATCGCGGGACGGCACCTCGATCGTCCCGAAGCACGCTCGGCCCTTGGTCGTCGGGGTGAGGAGGTCATGGTCCTCGCTGGTGTGTCCTCACGGGGCCAAAGGCTCGACGACGTCGACCTCGAGCTGCGCAAAGGCGAGGTGCACGGGGTCTTCGGCATCGTGGGTGCTGGGCGTACGCGACTCGCACGTCTGCTCGTCGGGTTGGAGGCGCTGGACAGCGGATCGATGACACTCGACGGCGCGAGGTACTCGCCGAGCTCACCTCACGCCGCAGGTCGACATGGCGTCATGATGGTGCCCGAGGACCGCAAGAACGCCGGCGTCTTCGCGATGATGACTGCCGCTTACAACCTCACAGCGTCGCGGCCACCGTCTGGGGCCGCCGGTTGGATCACGCATCGCCGCGAGCTCGGAGCTTCGACGGATCTGATGGAGCGCCTCGACCTTCGGCCGCGGGCTCCCCGGCAGCCCGGCTCGTCGTTCAGTGGCGGGAATCAGCAAAAGCTCGTTCTCGGTAGGGCGATCGCCGTGGCGGACCGGGTCCTGGTGGTCGATGAGCCCACCCGTGGCGTGGACATCGGCGCAAAATCGGAGATCCACCGACAAATCCGCGAGCGCGTCGCGGCCGGGGTCGCCGTCCTCGTGATCAGTTCGGATCTGGAGGAACTGCTGGAGTATTGCGACGTGATCACCGTGATGAGCCGGGGAACGGTTGTGGCGGACTTCCAGCCACCGTTCGACCATGTCGCCATCGTTGCAGCGGCAACCCGGGGTGACACGAAGGAGCGCACTGGTGGCTGA